In the Melospiza melodia melodia isolate bMelMel2 unplaced genomic scaffold, bMelMel2.pri scaffold_145, whole genome shotgun sequence genome, one interval contains:
- the LOC134433160 gene encoding natterin-4-like, which translates to WLRWAPFRGSVPADAVSSPEPVSGRAAFVCSTRAHGCNVGSFEPARGPFCSYPWDERELRGADFQLLLNPGGFEALHWVDDSFGGTPPGAVEGCPLTDVFVGRSPQGLGKVSKEQQALFVPVEGEELWYKWYQVLAVRQDAVGVSIADVSYNGSAALESAEDEELAEVLARNEGCQVASKVVTMEEATEAERGWSAALPALAAARGVLRAPPVILTEPRGWDVGNATAVPWVGGAAVTEFVSRARRARQEIPAHSECSVLLRGLRRRLRVPFRARLTREFRSGPPHRVDVAGTAWSAGVTGARVELGRCRRIAGLPPCPGN; encoded by the exons TGGCTCCGCTGGGCTCCGTTCCGCGGCTCCGTCCCCGCCGACGCCGTGTCCAGCCCCGAGCCCGTCTCGGGCCGCGCCGCCTTCGTGTGCTCCACGCGCGCCCACGGCTGCAACGTGGGCTCCTTCGAGCCCGCCCGCGGCCCCTTCTGCTCCTACCCCTGGGACGAGCGGGAGCTGCGCGGCGCCgacttccagctgctcctcaacCCCGGCGGCTTCGAGGCGCTGCACTGGGTGGACGATTCCTTCGGCGGGACGCCGCCGGGAGCCGTCGAGGGCTGTCCCCTGACCGACGTGTTCGTGGGCCGCAGCCCCCAGGGGCTGGGCAAGGTGTCCAAGGAGCAGCAGGCGCTCTTCGTGCCCGTGGAGGGCGAGGAGCTGTGGTACAAGTGGTACCAGGTGCTGGCCGTGCGCCAGGATGCTGTGGGCGTCTCCATCGCCGACGTGTCCTACAACGGCAGCGCCGCGCTGGAGAGCGCCGAGGATGAGGAGCTGGCCGAGGTGCTGGCCAGGAACGAGGGCTGCCAGGTGGCCTCCAag gtGGTGACCATGGAGGAGGCCACCGAggcggagcggggctggagcgccgcgctgccggcgctggcggCCGCCCGCGGGGTTCTCCGCGCGCCCCCCGTAATCCTGACGGAGCCGCGCGGGTGGGACGTGGGCAACGCCACCGCCGTGCCGTGGGTCGGCGGCGCCGCCGTCACCGAGTTCGTGTCGCGGGCGCGCCGGGCGCGGCAGGAGATCCCGGCGCACTCCGAGTGCTCCGTGCTGCTCCGGGGGCTCCGGCGGCGCCTCCGGGTCCCGTTCCGGGCGCGGCTGACGCGGGAGTTCCGCTCGGGGCCCCCGCACCGCGTGGACGTCGCGGGGACGGCGTGGAGCGCCGGCGTCACCGGCGCCCGCGTGGAGCTGGGGAGGTGCCGGCGCATCGCCGGGCTGCCGCCGTGCCCCGGAAATTGA